The following proteins are co-located in the Trichormus variabilis 0441 genome:
- a CDS encoding transglycosylase SLT domain-containing protein, translating to MLKKLQKKQISIIAGAALFAFSAGAMVSAPEIGKSLGQWLNVTQGQPKDLSEGSRAKSDVFPLISQSPVERAAKLEELSQNSRSPDRERARYLLASDYIDTKQGQKALELLTGLEKSYPVLAPYILLKQAQAQDLLGEDGKASDLRQQVLKQYPKEAAVVKAIYLIAQPKLQDTAIAQFPSHPLTWEIIRKRLSENPNQPQLQLILAQHAYTQPGIVGVLDELGKQTNLQPQDWEVIGTAYWENNQFLKAANAYAKAPKTARNLYRTARGWQVGGKNREQAISTYKQLVQQFPDARETGLGLVRLAEMTKTNKDALPYLNQVIAKFPEQASQALVKKAEILTALKDEKAAQQTWQQLITKYAKSDEAAEYRWKNALEKAKARDYTSAWKWAQPIVINNPNSILAPRAGFWLGKWAAAVGKQQEAQTAYEYVISQFPYSYYAWRSANLLGLNVGNFDNVRQLTPEVIPYQRPIPPTGSPAFQELYLLGQDRDAWLQWETEYLNKQEPTVAEQFTEGLMRLARGEYLSGINLISKLEDRETPEEQAEYQALSKQITYWQARYPFPYLKEIEKWSSERELNPLLVTALMRQESRFEAKIKSVVGATGLMQVMPDTAKWIASKIPLDIKTINLENPNDNVMLGTWYLDHTHEQYGNNSMLAIASYNAGPGSVARWLKTLPNQDPDEFVEAIPFNETRDYVRQVFGNYWNYLRLYNPEIASIVAKYSAEQPKLPGN from the coding sequence TATCACAATCGCCGGTAGAACGAGCAGCCAAACTAGAAGAACTCTCGCAAAACTCGCGATCGCCAGATCGAGAAAGAGCGCGTTATTTGTTGGCGAGTGATTATATAGACACAAAACAAGGCCAAAAAGCCCTGGAACTACTCACGGGTTTAGAGAAAAGCTATCCTGTCCTCGCACCCTACATCTTACTGAAACAGGCACAAGCACAGGATTTATTAGGGGAAGATGGCAAAGCTTCTGACTTGAGGCAACAAGTATTAAAACAGTATCCCAAGGAAGCGGCGGTGGTGAAAGCCATATATCTGATTGCTCAACCAAAGCTACAGGATACAGCGATCGCCCAATTTCCTTCCCATCCCCTCACCTGGGAGATTATCAGGAAGCGCCTATCAGAAAATCCCAATCAGCCACAGTTGCAGCTCATCTTGGCTCAACACGCTTATACCCAGCCAGGGATAGTAGGGGTGTTAGACGAGCTAGGAAAACAGACAAATCTCCAACCCCAAGACTGGGAAGTGATTGGTACAGCCTACTGGGAGAATAATCAATTCCTCAAAGCGGCGAACGCTTACGCCAAAGCGCCAAAAACAGCCCGTAATCTCTACCGGACTGCGCGGGGATGGCAAGTAGGCGGGAAAAATCGAGAACAAGCAATCTCTACCTATAAGCAACTAGTACAGCAATTTCCTGATGCGCGAGAAACAGGACTAGGCTTGGTACGGTTGGCAGAAATGACTAAAACCAACAAAGATGCCTTACCCTATCTCAACCAAGTAATTGCTAAATTCCCTGAACAAGCAAGTCAGGCATTGGTAAAAAAAGCCGAAATCCTCACAGCCCTTAAGGATGAAAAAGCAGCCCAACAAACTTGGCAACAACTTATTACCAAATATGCCAAATCCGATGAAGCCGCCGAATATCGGTGGAAAAATGCTTTAGAGAAAGCCAAAGCCAGAGATTACACCAGCGCTTGGAAGTGGGCGCAACCAATTGTGATCAATAACCCTAACAGTATTTTGGCTCCCAGGGCGGGTTTTTGGCTAGGTAAATGGGCAGCAGCCGTAGGGAAACAACAGGAAGCGCAAACTGCCTATGAGTATGTGATTAGCCAGTTTCCTTACTCTTATTATGCCTGGCGATCGGCAAACCTCTTGGGGTTGAATGTCGGCAACTTTGATAACGTCCGTCAACTCACCCCAGAAGTAATTCCCTATCAACGCCCCATACCTCCTACAGGTTCCCCAGCCTTCCAAGAATTGTATTTACTTGGTCAAGATCGTGACGCGTGGTTGCAATGGGAGACAGAATATCTCAATAAACAGGAACCCACAGTAGCAGAACAATTCACCGAAGGCTTGATGCGGTTAGCCAGAGGTGAATATCTGTCAGGAATTAACCTGATTTCTAAACTAGAAGATAGGGAAACACCAGAAGAACAAGCCGAATATCAGGCCTTAAGTAAACAAATTACCTACTGGCAAGCCCGTTACCCGTTCCCCTACTTGAAAGAAATTGAAAAATGGTCATCTGAGCGAGAACTTAATCCCTTGCTAGTTACCGCCTTAATGCGTCAAGAATCCCGGTTTGAAGCAAAAATCAAATCCGTTGTCGGCGCGACTGGCTTAATGCAGGTAATGCCAGATACAGCTAAGTGGATAGCATCAAAAATTCCCTTAGATATCAAGACCATTAATTTAGAGAATCCCAATGACAACGTGATGCTAGGGACATGGTATTTAGATCATACCCATGAGCAGTATGGTAATAATTCCATGTTAGCGATCGCTAGTTACAATGCTGGCCCAGGTAGCGTCGCCCGATGGTTGAAAACTTTACCTAACCAAGACCCAGATGAGTTTGTTGAAGCCATCCCCTTTAATGAAACTAGGGATTATGTCCGCCAGGTATTTGGTAACTATTGGAATTATCTCCGACTATATAATCCTGAGATTGCCAGCATCGTAGCTAAATATTCCGCCGAACAACCGAAATTGCCCGGAAATTAG
- the metH gene encoding methionine synthase, whose protein sequence is MTHPFLKRLHSPEFPVIVFDGAMGTNLQTQNLTAEDFGGVQYEGCNEYLVHTKPEAVAKVHRDFLAVGADVIETDTFGATSIVLAEYDLADQTYYLNKKAAELAKSVAAEFSTPDKPRFVAGSIGPTTKLPTLGHIDFDTLKTAFAEQAEALLDGGVDLLLVETCQDVLQIKAALNGIEEVFAKRGERIPLMVSVTMESMGTMLVGSEINAVLTILEPFPIDILGLNCATGPDLMKPHIKYLAEHSPFVVSCIPNAGLPENVGGQAHYRLTPMELRMALMHFVEDLGVQVIGGCCGTRPEHIQQLAEIAKDLKPKVRQPSLEPAAASIYSTQTYEQDNSFLIVGERLNASGSKKCRDLLNAEDWDGLVSMARSQVKEGAHILDVNVDYVGRDGVRDMHELVSRIVNNVTLPLMLDSTEWEKMEAGLKVAGGKCLLNSTNYEDGEPRFLKVLELAKKYGAGVVIGTIDEEGMARTAEKKFQIAQRAYRQAVEYGIPPTEIFFDTLALPISTGIEEDRENGKATIESISRIRQQLPGCHVILGVSNISFGLSPASRMVLNSVFLHEATAAGMDAAIVSASKILPLSKIEDRHQEVCRQLIYDQRQFDGDVCIYDPLTELTKLFEGVTTKRNKGVDESLPIEERLKRHIIDGERIGLEAQLTKALEQYPPLEIINTFLLDGMKVVGELFGSGQMQLPFVLQSAETMKAAVAYLEPFMEKSESGNNAKGKVIIATVKGDVHDIGKNLVDIILSNNGYKVINLGIKQPVENIIEAYNQHKADCIAMSGLLVKSTAFMKENLEVFNEKGINVPVILGGAALTPKFVHKDCQNTYKGKVIYGKDAFSDLHFMDKLMPAKATGKWDNFLGFLDEVETEETEPTNSQSPVPNSQSPVPSPQSPVPVDTRRSEAVAVDIPRPTPPFWGTQLLQPSDISLEEIFWHMDLQALVAGQWQFRKPKEQSKEEYQAFLNEQVYPILETWKQRIIAENLLHPQVIYGYFPCQSEGNTLYVYDSNSPNAKEITQFEFPRQKSSRRLCIADFFAPKDSGIIDVFPMQAVTVGDIATEFAQKLFANNQYTDYLYFHGLAVQVAEALAEWTHARIRRELGFGAEEPDNIRDILAQRYQGSRYSFGYPACPNIQDQFKQLDLLETSRINLYMDESEQLYPEQSTTAIITYHPVAKYFTA, encoded by the coding sequence ATGACTCATCCTTTCCTGAAACGCCTGCACAGTCCGGAATTTCCGGTTATCGTCTTCGACGGTGCAATGGGAACTAATCTACAAACCCAAAACCTCACGGCTGAGGATTTCGGGGGTGTGCAGTATGAAGGTTGTAACGAATACCTAGTCCACACCAAACCTGAAGCTGTCGCCAAGGTTCACCGCGACTTTCTCGCCGTGGGTGCAGATGTTATCGAAACTGATACTTTCGGCGCGACATCGATTGTTTTGGCAGAATATGATTTAGCAGACCAAACGTATTACCTGAATAAGAAAGCTGCTGAATTAGCGAAAAGTGTTGCTGCTGAATTCTCCACCCCGGATAAACCCCGGTTTGTCGCCGGTTCCATCGGCCCCACAACCAAACTTCCCACCTTAGGACATATTGACTTTGACACCCTCAAAACTGCTTTTGCTGAACAAGCAGAAGCACTGTTAGATGGTGGTGTGGATTTACTTTTGGTGGAGACTTGCCAAGATGTGCTGCAAATCAAAGCGGCGCTGAATGGGATTGAAGAAGTTTTCGCCAAGAGAGGGGAACGCATACCCCTCATGGTGTCCGTGACAATGGAAAGTATGGGGACAATGTTGGTCGGTTCCGAAATCAACGCCGTCCTGACAATTTTAGAACCTTTCCCAATTGATATTCTCGGTCTGAACTGTGCCACAGGCCCAGACTTGATGAAACCACATATTAAATATTTGGCTGAACATTCGCCCTTTGTGGTTTCTTGTATTCCTAATGCGGGTTTACCGGAAAACGTTGGAGGTCAAGCACACTACCGCTTAACACCAATGGAATTACGTATGGCGTTGATGCACTTTGTTGAAGATTTGGGTGTCCAAGTGATCGGGGGTTGCTGTGGGACACGTCCAGAACACATTCAACAATTGGCGGAAATTGCCAAGGACTTAAAGCCGAAGGTGAGACAACCAAGTTTAGAACCTGCGGCTGCATCAATATATAGTACTCAAACCTACGAACAAGATAATTCTTTCTTGATTGTGGGTGAACGTCTCAACGCCAGTGGTTCCAAAAAATGCCGTGATTTGCTAAATGCGGAAGATTGGGACGGATTGGTATCAATGGCGCGATCGCAAGTCAAGGAAGGCGCACATATCCTGGATGTCAACGTGGATTATGTGGGACGGGACGGTGTGCGAGATATGCACGAACTAGTTTCCCGCATTGTGAATAATGTCACACTCCCCTTAATGCTCGACTCCACCGAATGGGAAAAGATGGAGGCGGGATTGAAGGTAGCTGGTGGTAAGTGTTTGCTAAACTCCACCAACTACGAAGATGGGGAACCACGTTTTTTAAAAGTGCTGGAGTTGGCAAAGAAATACGGTGCTGGTGTTGTCATTGGTACAATCGACGAAGAAGGAATGGCGCGGACGGCAGAGAAAAAGTTTCAAATTGCCCAGCGTGCCTATCGTCAAGCGGTAGAATATGGGATTCCCCCCACAGAAATATTCTTTGATACCTTAGCGCTACCAATTTCCACAGGGATTGAAGAAGACAGGGAAAATGGCAAGGCGACAATTGAATCAATTAGCCGTATCCGTCAGCAATTGCCAGGGTGTCACGTTATTTTAGGGGTGTCCAATATATCCTTTGGCTTGAGTCCAGCTTCCCGGATGGTCTTAAACTCTGTGTTTCTCCATGAAGCAACGGCAGCTGGCATGGATGCAGCGATCGTCAGTGCTAGCAAGATTCTACCACTCTCGAAGATTGAAGACCGTCATCAGGAGGTATGCCGCCAGTTAATTTATGACCAGCGCCAATTTGACGGCGATGTCTGCATCTACGACCCCTTAACAGAACTAACCAAATTATTTGAGGGAGTCACCACCAAACGCAACAAAGGCGTTGATGAAAGCTTACCCATCGAAGAACGCCTCAAACGCCACATTATCGACGGAGAACGCATTGGTTTAGAAGCGCAACTGACAAAAGCCTTAGAACAATATCCCCCCCTAGAAATTATCAACACTTTCTTACTAGATGGGATGAAAGTAGTCGGGGAATTGTTCGGTTCCGGACAAATGCAGCTACCTTTCGTTTTACAGTCAGCCGAAACCATGAAAGCGGCGGTAGCCTACCTAGAACCGTTCATGGAAAAATCGGAAAGTGGCAATAATGCCAAGGGTAAAGTAATTATTGCCACCGTGAAAGGCGATGTTCACGACATTGGTAAAAACCTAGTGGATATTATCTTGTCCAACAACGGCTACAAGGTAATTAACCTGGGAATTAAACAGCCGGTGGAAAATATCATCGAAGCTTACAACCAACACAAAGCTGATTGTATTGCCATGAGTGGCTTGCTAGTAAAATCCACCGCATTCATGAAAGAGAATTTGGAGGTTTTCAACGAAAAAGGCATTAATGTTCCTGTAATTTTAGGTGGTGCGGCATTAACCCCGAAATTCGTGCATAAAGATTGCCAAAACACCTACAAAGGTAAAGTCATCTACGGCAAAGATGCTTTCTCAGACCTACATTTCATGGATAAATTAATGCCAGCCAAAGCCACTGGTAAATGGGACAATTTCTTAGGATTCTTGGATGAAGTAGAAACCGAGGAAACAGAACCTACCAATTCCCAATCCCCAGTCCCCAATTCCCAATCCCCAGTCCCCAGTCCCCAATCCCCAGTCCCCGTAGACACCAGACGTTCCGAAGCCGTAGCCGTAGACATCCCCCGTCCCACACCACCATTCTGGGGAACCCAATTATTACAGCCTAGCGATATTTCCTTAGAAGAAATATTCTGGCATATGGATTTGCAAGCCTTGGTTGCAGGACAATGGCAATTCCGCAAACCCAAAGAACAATCAAAGGAAGAATATCAAGCCTTCCTAAATGAGCAAGTTTATCCAATTTTAGAAACTTGGAAACAGCGCATCATTGCAGAAAACCTGTTACATCCCCAGGTAATTTATGGGTATTTTCCTTGTCAATCTGAGGGTAATACTTTGTATGTTTACGACAGTAACAGCCCAAATGCCAAAGAAATCACTCAGTTTGAATTTCCCCGACAAAAGTCATCAAGAAGATTGTGCATTGCCGATTTCTTTGCACCGAAAGATTCGGGAATCATCGATGTCTTCCCCATGCAGGCGGTGACTGTAGGAGATATTGCTACAGAGTTCGCGCAAAAACTGTTTGCGAATAATCAGTACACTGATTATCTTTATTTTCACGGTTTAGCGGTGCAAGTAGCAGAAGCCTTGGCTGAGTGGACACACGCCAGAATCCGCCGTGAGTTAGGGTTCGGTGCTGAAGAACCGGACAATATCCGGGATATTTTGGCACAACGCTATCAGGGTTCCCGGTATAGTTTTGGCTACCCAGCTTGTCCCAATATTCAAGACCAGTTTAAGCAGCTGGATTTGTTGGAGACTAGCCGAATTAATTTATACATGGATGAAAGTGAGCAACTTTATCCAGAACAGTCTACAACGGCGATTATTACCTATCACCCAGTAGCTAAGTACTTTACGGCGTAG